In a single window of the Rhodopirellula bahusiensis genome:
- a CDS encoding CHAD domain-containing protein produces the protein MPYRIKRKESVQAATRRIATEQIDKALREIDEAAKDRNHAIHQVRKRCKKLRGLLRLVRPALGKTYQKENKAIRDAARRISDLRDAQTTVDSHDRLMTRFDKKIDRNAFASTRLRLAGNVQKIPNQKIDRELAKVRSELSDARRRVGKWKLDEKEYDAVRKGMIKTRKRAEKMLQEVMRDPTTESLHEFRKRVKYHGYHLRLLRNVWSDALHPMERWSSDLGELLGDDHDLAVYRQSVLDRSKKEGKVSKKHQRVLGKLVDHRRETLQSSSLTLGRKFFAESTDSFSDRIGAYWSLWREDSNSNSR, from the coding sequence ATGCCTTACCGAATCAAGCGAAAAGAATCTGTTCAAGCCGCGACACGGCGAATCGCGACGGAACAAATCGACAAGGCACTTCGTGAAATCGACGAAGCGGCCAAAGATCGGAACCACGCCATTCATCAGGTTCGGAAGAGATGCAAAAAACTTCGTGGTCTGTTGCGACTGGTTCGGCCCGCCCTCGGGAAGACTTATCAAAAGGAAAACAAAGCCATTCGAGACGCGGCGAGGAGGATCTCGGACCTCCGTGACGCCCAAACGACCGTCGACAGTCACGACCGACTGATGACTCGGTTTGACAAGAAGATTGACCGAAACGCGTTCGCATCCACTCGTCTTCGATTGGCGGGAAATGTCCAGAAAATCCCCAACCAAAAAATTGATCGTGAACTCGCCAAAGTGCGATCAGAGCTTTCAGATGCAAGGCGTCGCGTCGGGAAATGGAAGTTGGATGAGAAGGAGTACGACGCGGTGCGGAAAGGAATGATCAAGACGCGAAAACGCGCGGAGAAGATGTTGCAGGAGGTTATGCGGGACCCGACAACAGAATCGTTGCACGAATTTCGGAAACGTGTGAAGTACCACGGGTACCATCTGCGTTTGCTTCGCAACGTCTGGTCTGATGCGCTGCACCCCATGGAGCGGTGGTCCAGTGACCTTGGTGAACTTCTGGGTGATGATCACGACCTGGCGGTGTATCGACAAAGCGTGCTTGATCGATCAAAGAAAGAAGGCAAGGTGTCGAAGAAGCATCAGCGTGTGCTTGGCAAACTGGTCGATCATCGACGGGAAACCTTGCAGAGCTCTTCGCTGACGCTGGGACGCAAGTTTTTCGCGGAATCGACAGATTCGTTCAGCGATCGGATTGGTGCCTATTGGTCGTTGTGGCGAGAGGATTCCAACTCAAATTCGCGTTGA
- a CDS encoding acetate/propionate family kinase, giving the protein MKLLCLNPGSGTLRYRVVETERCESDLPSPDLERGMVDRIKGKEKVAEEAIKLFRRIGNDSLDAVAIRFVHGGPFWKQRSREIDANVLQSLEEVRHLAPLHVPTAIAVAKAIRSETGLKVHAVFDTAFHRTLPEHVWRYPLPHDIGERYRRIGFHGLAHESVWGAWDRESSKVLSLHFGGGASACAILDGKSVWTTMGLTPLDGLMMSSRSGSLDPALVLALLRDGRSIDEVDKMLNRDSGLLGVSGISDDTRDLLPAAATGNSRAELALQMYSARVHECIGAGIAVLGGCDALLLSGALVKESAEFRRRLLGDLQCFGIKLDANRNDRDDELQQPTLLSADDARMPVAFVPAEEELQMARQVVASQAPADVTR; this is encoded by the coding sequence ATGAAATTGCTCTGTTTGAATCCCGGAAGCGGAACGCTGCGATACCGAGTGGTGGAGACGGAGCGATGTGAATCTGACTTGCCATCGCCGGATCTTGAGCGCGGAATGGTCGACCGTATCAAGGGAAAAGAGAAGGTCGCCGAAGAAGCAATCAAGCTGTTCAGGCGAATCGGAAACGACTCGCTGGACGCGGTAGCGATTCGTTTCGTCCATGGTGGCCCGTTTTGGAAACAACGTTCGCGGGAGATCGATGCGAACGTGCTGCAGTCGCTCGAAGAGGTCCGGCATCTGGCTCCGTTGCATGTACCAACCGCGATCGCCGTTGCCAAGGCGATCCGCAGTGAAACGGGTTTAAAGGTGCACGCGGTTTTCGACACAGCGTTTCATCGCACACTTCCGGAGCATGTTTGGCGGTATCCGTTGCCGCACGACATCGGCGAGCGATATCGACGAATCGGTTTTCACGGGTTGGCACACGAGTCGGTTTGGGGCGCGTGGGATCGTGAGTCATCGAAGGTTTTGTCACTTCACTTTGGCGGTGGTGCCAGTGCATGTGCGATCTTGGATGGCAAAAGCGTTTGGACGACGATGGGGCTGACTCCACTGGACGGTTTGATGATGAGTTCGCGATCGGGCAGTTTGGATCCCGCGTTGGTGCTGGCGTTGCTTCGCGATGGTCGCTCGATCGACGAAGTGGATAAGATGCTCAACCGAGACAGCGGGCTGCTGGGCGTATCCGGGATCAGCGACGACACACGTGATTTGTTGCCCGCCGCGGCAACAGGCAACTCACGAGCTGAACTGGCCCTGCAAATGTATTCGGCTCGAGTCCATGAATGTATCGGGGCAGGGATTGCCGTCTTGGGTGGTTGCGATGCGCTGTTGCTGTCAGGAGCTTTGGTGAAAGAGTCGGCCGAGTTTCGCCGTCGGTTGCTTGGCGATTTGCAATGCTTTGGAATCAAGCTGGATGCGAATCGGAATGACCGAGACGACGAGCTCCAGCAGCCGACGCTTCTCTCGGCTGATGACGCACGCATGCCAGTGGCATTTGTGCCCGCGGAAGAAGAATTGCAAATGGCGCGGCAAGTCGTTGCTTCACAAGCTCCTGCGGATGTCACGCGATGA
- a CDS encoding phosphoketolase family protein has protein sequence MIQRPSLADLNSYWLATNYLSAAQIYLRENPLLQEPLRPDHIKPRLLGHWGTCPGINLIAAHLNRLIVNHDQPTLLITGPGHGAPAVLSNLFLEGSLGERYREYKLDGEGAKNLVRDFSWPGGFPSHLTPATPGTIHEGGELGYALATAFGAAMDNPDLLVACIVGDGEAETGPTATAWHLTKYLNPKRDGAVLPIVHLNQYKIASRTIFGAMSDDELRDLFHGYGYEPILIEAHDSENSADERIPVANHREVANAFDQAIDRIQKLQRRWRNGEGEPRPRWPVILLRSPKGWTVTKELDGERIEGTHRSHQVPVEDPRNDPQHLDALDRWLRSYQPETLFEEDGSPKPSIIRWLPKGARRLGMIPEANGGSIRKPMTIPDWKQYELDIDRNHRGRETASDMKTTGEFLRDVIDNNRGRFRLFCPDELNSNRLGATLDASQRQFVWPTPADDPNIGMQGSVFEMLSEHTCQACMQGYLLTGRHAIFPCYEAFVSIVDSMMGQYAKFLKRSDEIEWRDQVSSFNYLLSSEGWRQDHNGYSHQMPGFLNMLLNKKAQNVRVYLPPDANCLLSTIDHCMRSTGKINLVIASKQPMPQWLSAEEAEEHCRNGLSIWDWASSPTDETVDVVLACAGVYPTAEAVVASRLLRQTIPDLRIRLVNITDLLILEQQSFHPHGLNNEQFDHFFPPGTPVIFNFHGYPSAIKQLLWNRPGHERFRINGYIEEGTTTTPFSLLAANGIDRYTLVDQVLCAGAIERPELRERCVQTRTHFQDVREEMLRHAQHNGEDVPSFTQWEIEPLANAVQGDPI, from the coding sequence GTGATCCAGCGACCCAGCCTGGCTGATTTGAATTCGTATTGGTTGGCCACCAACTATCTGTCCGCCGCGCAGATTTATCTGCGCGAGAATCCTTTGCTGCAAGAGCCGCTGCGTCCGGACCACATCAAGCCTCGGTTGCTAGGACACTGGGGGACGTGTCCCGGTATCAATCTCATCGCCGCGCACTTGAACCGGTTGATTGTGAACCACGACCAACCAACGTTGCTGATCACGGGACCGGGGCATGGGGCTCCCGCCGTGCTCAGCAATCTATTCTTGGAAGGTTCGCTCGGTGAACGCTATCGCGAATATAAGCTTGATGGAGAGGGAGCGAAAAATCTGGTGCGTGATTTTTCTTGGCCTGGCGGTTTCCCAAGTCACCTGACGCCAGCCACGCCGGGGACGATTCACGAAGGTGGTGAGTTGGGCTATGCGTTGGCGACCGCGTTTGGTGCGGCAATGGACAACCCTGACTTATTGGTGGCCTGCATTGTCGGCGATGGTGAAGCGGAGACAGGACCGACCGCCACCGCTTGGCATTTGACGAAGTACCTCAATCCGAAACGCGATGGTGCGGTGTTGCCGATCGTTCATTTGAATCAATACAAGATCGCCAGCCGTACGATCTTCGGCGCGATGTCCGATGACGAGCTACGAGATCTCTTTCACGGCTACGGGTACGAGCCGATCCTGATTGAAGCCCACGACTCGGAGAATTCAGCGGATGAAAGGATCCCGGTCGCCAATCATCGTGAGGTCGCAAACGCGTTCGATCAAGCGATCGATCGCATTCAAAAATTGCAGCGTCGTTGGCGAAACGGCGAGGGAGAGCCTCGGCCTCGTTGGCCGGTGATTCTGCTCCGATCGCCGAAGGGTTGGACTGTTACGAAGGAACTCGATGGCGAGCGAATCGAGGGGACTCATCGGTCTCACCAAGTTCCAGTGGAAGATCCGCGAAACGATCCGCAACACCTGGACGCTCTGGACCGTTGGCTGCGTTCCTACCAACCGGAGACCTTGTTTGAGGAAGACGGATCGCCCAAGCCATCCATCATTCGTTGGTTGCCGAAAGGTGCACGGCGTCTGGGGATGATCCCCGAAGCGAACGGAGGTTCAATTCGCAAACCGATGACGATTCCCGATTGGAAGCAATACGAACTCGACATCGATAGGAACCATCGAGGCCGCGAAACGGCGAGCGACATGAAAACCACCGGAGAATTTCTTCGCGACGTTATCGACAACAACCGAGGCCGGTTTCGTTTGTTTTGCCCTGATGAGTTGAATTCGAACCGGTTGGGAGCCACGTTGGATGCAAGCCAACGACAGTTTGTGTGGCCCACTCCAGCGGACGATCCAAACATCGGAATGCAAGGCAGTGTCTTTGAAATGCTGTCGGAACACACCTGCCAAGCTTGCATGCAGGGATACTTGCTGACCGGTCGTCACGCGATTTTTCCGTGCTACGAGGCTTTCGTTTCGATCGTCGATAGCATGATGGGGCAGTACGCGAAATTCTTGAAGCGTTCGGATGAGATCGAATGGCGAGACCAAGTGAGCTCCTTCAACTACCTGCTCAGCAGCGAAGGTTGGCGACAGGATCACAACGGCTACTCCCATCAAATGCCGGGCTTTCTGAACATGCTGCTCAACAAAAAAGCCCAGAACGTCCGCGTCTACCTGCCGCCGGATGCCAATTGTTTGTTGTCGACGATCGATCATTGCATGCGAAGCACGGGCAAGATCAATCTGGTGATCGCCTCCAAGCAACCGATGCCGCAATGGTTGTCCGCCGAGGAAGCCGAAGAGCATTGTCGAAACGGGTTGTCGATCTGGGATTGGGCCAGTTCACCAACGGACGAAACCGTTGATGTCGTTTTAGCGTGTGCCGGCGTCTATCCCACCGCGGAAGCAGTCGTTGCCTCGCGTCTGTTGCGACAAACCATTCCAGACTTGCGGATTCGATTGGTGAACATCACCGACTTATTGATTCTGGAGCAGCAGTCGTTTCACCCGCATGGGCTGAACAACGAACAGTTCGATCACTTCTTCCCACCGGGCACACCGGTCATCTTCAACTTTCACGGCTACCCTTCGGCGATCAAACAATTGCTTTGGAATCGTCCAGGCCATGAGCGGTTTCGCATCAATGGCTACATCGAAGAAGGCACGACAACGACGCCATTCAGCTTGCTAGCCGCCAACGGGATCGATCGTTACACGTTGGTCGATCAAGTCCTCTGTGCCGGTGCGATCGAGCGTCCCGAATTGCGTGAGCGATGCGTCCAAACGCGAACTCACTTCCAAGACGTGAGGGAGGAGATGCTTCGACACGCACAACACAATGGCGAGGACGTGCCATCGTTCACGCAGTGGGAAATCGAACCGCTCGCCAACGCCGTGCAAGGAGACCCAATATGA